One genomic window of Thermococcus indicus includes the following:
- a CDS encoding A24 family peptidase C-terminal domain-containing protein, translating to METIPLVLGLLAGVLTSYTDIKTGFIFDNHAFPTLTLIGRLLGWEEEEEEESELPTWLGRIVIPAAEVGVLYYLYRGIMAHDGLMTASGFIGLILGFVLGLLLYYIGAWASGDVVLLAAFSALLPLAPSTADVVPPYGTTYPLYPLAVLFNSILAVFPFIFVYSLAVLVLRRRFHALREVFVGGLRTTVEFTLWIVAVITVQAILGSAGISSPITGILVALVLLPVFMRLHHLGNAAGILSLGYLMYLEPTVALLTAGKVFALVYLLKVLLSTVRFMRLDVLMEEVPVEELKEWDILGEVIHETNGEVMRDREDGIERIKRALVSWDLRLLRPRRGRIIASPTAEGLRKEQIEELKRLVEEGRLENSFLRKKSMPFAPALFMGFLLAYFWGDIFWWLVLRVAGL from the coding sequence ATGGAGACGATCCCCCTGGTTCTGGGTCTTTTAGCGGGAGTACTGACCTCATACACCGATATTAAAACGGGTTTCATCTTCGACAACCACGCTTTTCCAACCCTCACCCTCATTGGACGTCTCCTCGGGTGGGAGGAAGAGGAAGAAGAGGAAAGCGAGCTTCCCACCTGGCTCGGCAGGATTGTGATTCCGGCCGCCGAAGTCGGCGTCCTTTACTACCTGTACCGGGGGATAATGGCCCACGATGGCCTGATGACCGCCTCCGGATTCATCGGACTGATACTGGGCTTCGTCCTCGGTCTCCTGCTCTATTACATCGGGGCCTGGGCCAGCGGCGATGTGGTCCTTCTGGCGGCGTTCTCCGCCCTCCTGCCCCTCGCCCCATCCACCGCCGATGTGGTCCCTCCCTACGGAACGACGTACCCCCTGTATCCCCTGGCAGTGCTTTTCAACAGCATCCTGGCGGTGTTTCCCTTCATCTTCGTATACTCCCTTGCTGTCCTCGTGCTCAGGAGGAGGTTTCACGCCCTGAGGGAGGTCTTCGTGGGAGGGCTGCGCACCACCGTTGAGTTCACCCTGTGGATAGTTGCCGTCATAACCGTTCAGGCAATCCTGGGGAGCGCCGGAATCTCAAGTCCCATAACCGGAATCCTAGTGGCGCTCGTCCTGCTGCCGGTCTTTATGAGGCTCCACCACCTCGGTAACGCCGCCGGTATCCTGTCCCTCGGGTACCTCATGTACCTGGAGCCAACTGTCGCGCTCTTAACAGCGGGGAAGGTCTTTGCCCTCGTCTACCTCCTGAAGGTGCTCCTCTCCACCGTCAGGTTCATGCGCCTGGATGTTCTGATGGAAGAGGTCCCCGTGGAGGAGCTGAAAGAGTGGGACATACTCGGCGAGGTCATCCACGAGACCAACGGGGAGGTAATGCGGGACAGGGAGGACGGCATTGAACGCATTAAGCGCGCCCTGGTCTCATGGGACCTGAGATTGCTGAGGCCAAGGAGGGGGCGGATCATAGCATCTCCCACTGCTGAGGGCCTCAGGAAGGAGCAGATAGAGGAGCTCAAGCGCCTCGTGGAGGAGGGAAGGCTTGAGAACTCATTCCTCAGGAAAAAATCAATGCCCTTTGCCCCGGCGCTCTTCATGGGGTTCCTGCTGGCGTACTTCTGGGGGGACATATTCTGGTGGCTGGTCCTGAGGGTCGCAGGGCTCTGA
- a CDS encoding HAD-IB family phosphatase, producing MVRLIAFDLEGTLVKSVSGWVELHKRFGTWEKGKEYAELFFAGKIDYVKWAELDASLWKGHTREEIMEWADSVEYMDGAKELIEFLRENDFRIAILSSGLMCLAGRIAKELGVDYVYANELVFENGVVTGKVNPIVDFRSKGTILRELKAELEPELTVAVGDGFNDLSMFKEADVSIAINPHEGVEGDHNVESLHEVMEIVRGLIGERGQ from the coding sequence ATGGTCAGGCTCATAGCTTTCGATCTTGAGGGAACCCTTGTAAAATCCGTCTCGGGCTGGGTTGAGCTTCACAAGCGCTTTGGGACCTGGGAGAAGGGAAAGGAATACGCCGAGCTCTTCTTTGCGGGAAAAATAGACTACGTGAAGTGGGCCGAGCTCGACGCCTCTCTGTGGAAGGGCCACACCAGGGAAGAGATTATGGAATGGGCGGACTCGGTTGAGTACATGGACGGCGCAAAGGAGCTCATCGAGTTTCTGAGGGAGAACGACTTCAGGATAGCGATACTGAGCAGCGGCCTCATGTGCCTCGCGGGAAGGATAGCCAAGGAACTTGGAGTTGACTACGTCTATGCCAACGAGCTGGTCTTTGAGAACGGCGTCGTTACCGGTAAGGTCAACCCCATCGTTGACTTCAGGAGCAAGGGGACCATACTCAGGGAACTGAAGGCCGAGCTTGAACCTGAGCTGACGGTGGCGGTTGGGGACGGCTTCAACGACCTGAGCATGTTCAAAGAGGCCGACGTCAGCATAGCAATAAACCCGCACGAGGGCGTCGAGGGCGATCACAACGTTGAGAGCCTCCATGAGGTTATGGAGATAGTCAGGGGGCTCATAGGAGAACGGGGTCAGTGA
- a CDS encoding protein-L-isoaspartate(D-aspartate) O-methyltransferase: protein MEKLDGLWRRRVASLVREGIIKSAAIREAFLRYPRHLFVEKRYRDYAHVDEPLPIPAGQTVSAPHMVAIMLELAELGPGMNVLEVGTGSGWNAALIAELVKGDVYTIERIPELVEFARRNLEQAGVKNVHVFLGDGTKGFPPKAPYERIIVTAGAPKVPEPLLEQLKPGGRLIIPVGGHHLWQDLYVVEKTEDGRIRKKRWGGVAFVPLIGEHGWRG from the coding sequence ATGGAAAAACTGGATGGGTTGTGGCGCCGGAGGGTGGCTTCTCTCGTAAGGGAGGGAATAATCAAAAGTGCCGCCATCAGGGAGGCTTTCCTCAGGTATCCCCGCCACCTCTTCGTTGAAAAGCGCTACCGGGACTACGCCCACGTTGATGAGCCCCTTCCGATTCCCGCCGGGCAGACGGTAAGTGCCCCCCACATGGTGGCGATAATGCTGGAACTGGCCGAGCTTGGGCCGGGAATGAACGTCCTCGAGGTGGGAACCGGTAGCGGATGGAACGCGGCTCTGATCGCGGAGCTCGTGAAGGGCGATGTTTACACCATCGAGCGGATTCCCGAGCTGGTCGAGTTTGCGAGGAGGAACCTTGAGCAAGCGGGAGTGAAGAACGTTCACGTTTTCCTCGGCGACGGCACGAAGGGCTTTCCCCCGAAGGCGCCCTACGAGCGGATAATCGTTACAGCTGGGGCGCCGAAGGTTCCCGAGCCCCTTCTAGAGCAGCTCAAACCCGGCGGGAGGCTGATAATACCTGTGGGAGGCCACCACTTGTGGCAGGACCTTTACGTAGTGGAAAAGACCGAGGACGGGAGGATAAGAAAAAAGCGCTGGGGTGGCGTCGCTTTCGTGCCGCTCATAGGGGAGCACGGCTGGAGAGGGTAG
- a CDS encoding class III signal peptide-containing protein: MRHRGQGALEYLFMLAAVLILVTMAIRVIMSSVHDLNSAISNYTAEVRKQILEDL, encoded by the coding sequence ATGAGACACAGGGGGCAGGGAGCGCTGGAGTACCTTTTCATGCTGGCCGCTGTTCTGATACTGGTCACGATGGCAATCCGGGTCATCATGAGCAGTGTCCATGACCTCAACAGTGCGATTTCCAACTACACTGCGGAGGTTCGGAAGCAGATACTCGAAGACCTGTGA
- a CDS encoding ASCH domain-containing protein translates to MRVYRLRVREEYLDYIKSGEKRIEVRVAYPQFRGMKPGDKIIFNDQVPAVITGVKEYETFRQVLREEPIKKIFPDEPSFERAVKRFHGMYPKWKENRYGVIAIRFKLVGEKGGR, encoded by the coding sequence ATGAGAGTGTACAGGTTGAGGGTTCGCGAGGAATACCTGGACTACATAAAGTCCGGCGAGAAGAGGATAGAGGTCAGGGTTGCCTACCCCCAGTTCAGGGGGATGAAGCCCGGCGACAAGATAATCTTCAACGATCAGGTTCCGGCAGTGATCACGGGCGTGAAGGAATACGAGACGTTCCGTCAGGTTCTGAGGGAAGAGCCCATAAAGAAGATCTTTCCGGATGAGCCGAGCTTTGAGAGGGCGGTGAAGAGGTTCCACGGTATGTACCCGAAGTGGAAGGAGAACCGCTACGGCGTCATCGCCATAAGGTTCAAGCTCGTGGGTGAGAAAGGCGGGCGGTGA
- the asnB gene encoding asparagine synthase (glutamine-hydrolyzing) has translation MCLVAGGLGSNLRDRFIVMINAGKHRGEDSFGVWTDEGVLKSSDFSKVPEMPDGKIGLIQCRLAMTGSPGFTQPFVNELALVHNGEIYNHRELRAWLEGRGVSFETDVDSEVILRLIEFFLDRGLDAFGAVRKAMLMMEGDYAVAFSDGERIHLFRDPLGVRPLYRSPEGFFASEKKVLWAIGQEAIPVEPGELVTISREGVEVRKALQLEELRRKPLDPERAVKAIGRALTCSVRHRVGKKTGVLFSGGLDSSLVALIASEYSDVVLYTAGVEGSPDIEWARRAADRLGLELREYVFDLDDVREAVPRVAFAIEEPNPMNLAIGIPLYFATGLARDDGVKVLLSGQGADELFGGYAKYLERPELMEEDLKGLGERNLARDDKIAMLNSVEGRFPFLSLSVVSAAINTPLDAKISGGVRKAVLRKAALELGLPKEIAMREKKAAQYGSGSQKLLEKLAKSEGLGLREYAEKVFREIFKRE, from the coding sequence ATGTGCCTTGTGGCTGGTGGACTCGGTTCAAATCTCAGGGACAGGTTCATCGTCATGATAAACGCCGGAAAGCACAGGGGAGAGGACAGCTTCGGCGTCTGGACGGACGAGGGCGTACTGAAATCGAGCGACTTCTCAAAGGTTCCCGAAATGCCCGACGGGAAGATAGGTCTCATACAGTGCAGGCTCGCCATGACGGGCTCCCCGGGCTTTACCCAGCCCTTCGTCAATGAGCTGGCCCTCGTCCACAACGGCGAGATATACAACCACCGCGAGCTGAGGGCGTGGCTGGAGGGACGGGGGGTATCCTTCGAGACGGACGTGGACAGCGAGGTAATCCTCAGGCTCATCGAGTTCTTCCTCGACCGCGGGCTGGACGCCTTCGGGGCGGTTCGGAAGGCGATGCTGATGATGGAGGGCGACTACGCCGTGGCCTTCTCCGACGGGGAGAGGATTCACCTCTTCCGCGACCCATTGGGTGTAAGACCGCTGTACCGCTCCCCGGAGGGATTCTTCGCGAGCGAGAAAAAGGTGCTGTGGGCCATCGGGCAGGAGGCCATTCCGGTAGAACCCGGCGAGCTGGTCACAATCTCGAGGGAGGGCGTTGAAGTTAGGAAAGCCCTCCAGCTGGAAGAGCTGAGGAGGAAGCCCCTCGACCCCGAGAGGGCGGTTAAGGCCATCGGCAGGGCCCTGACCTGCTCCGTCCGCCACAGGGTGGGGAAGAAAACCGGGGTTCTCTTTTCCGGGGGACTGGACAGCTCCCTTGTCGCCCTCATCGCCTCTGAGTACTCCGACGTCGTCCTCTACACCGCGGGGGTGGAGGGAAGCCCCGACATCGAATGGGCCAGAAGGGCCGCGGACAGGCTCGGCCTGGAGCTCAGGGAGTACGTCTTCGACCTGGACGATGTGAGGGAGGCGGTTCCGAGGGTTGCCTTCGCGATAGAGGAGCCGAACCCCATGAACCTGGCCATCGGGATACCCCTGTACTTCGCCACTGGGCTCGCGAGGGACGACGGTGTCAAGGTTCTCCTGAGCGGCCAGGGGGCGGATGAGCTCTTCGGTGGCTACGCGAAGTACCTGGAGAGGCCCGAGCTTATGGAGGAAGATCTGAAGGGGCTTGGTGAGAGGAACCTCGCCAGGGACGACAAGATAGCCATGCTGAACTCGGTGGAGGGGCGCTTCCCCTTCCTGAGCCTGTCCGTCGTCTCCGCGGCGATCAACACACCGCTTGATGCAAAGATATCCGGGGGCGTGAGGAAGGCCGTTCTGAGAAAGGCGGCGCTGGAGCTGGGTCTGCCGAAGGAGATTGCCATGAGGGAGAAGAAAGCCGCCCAGTACGGCAGCGGTTCCCAGAAGCTCCTGGAGAAACTCGCAAAGAGCGAGGGTCTGGGACTGAGGGAATACGCGGAGAAAGTCTTCAGGGAGATTTTTAAACGGGAATAA
- a CDS encoding ASCH domain-containing protein, whose product MRHLEFDGRYAEAILSGRKRATVRLGRRPNLEPGDEVLLHSGGYAIGKAVIERVESKTVGELTDEDALLDGFSSREELIRALKSHYKHVDDDSIAHVIVFRLVERFEKPVMSSDYAYEGNLPVEIAEKALKHLDLSDEDRELLELFLQAGSLRKAAHRLGGMNKRYLIRDTLRRAYRELKRRGIMGPRL is encoded by the coding sequence GTGCGCCACCTGGAGTTCGACGGACGCTACGCCGAGGCGATACTGAGCGGAAGGAAGAGGGCAACGGTGAGGCTCGGCAGGAGGCCGAATCTGGAGCCCGGAGATGAGGTCCTCCTGCACTCGGGCGGCTACGCGATAGGGAAGGCGGTTATCGAGAGGGTTGAGAGTAAAACGGTTGGTGAGCTTACCGACGAGGACGCTCTTCTGGACGGTTTTTCGAGCAGGGAGGAGCTTATAAGGGCCCTCAAAAGCCATTACAAACACGTGGACGACGACTCCATCGCTCACGTTATAGTCTTCCGTCTCGTGGAGCGCTTTGAAAAGCCGGTCATGAGCTCGGATTACGCCTACGAGGGCAACCTCCCGGTGGAGATAGCCGAGAAGGCCCTCAAACATCTTGACCTCTCCGACGAGGACAGGGAACTCCTCGAACTCTTCCTCCAGGCGGGGAGTCTCAGAAAGGCCGCCCACCGGCTGGGGGGCATGAACAAGAGGTATCTGATCAGGGACACCCTCAGGAGGGCCTACAGGGAGCTGAAAAGGAGGGGCATCATGGGGCCAAGGCTCTGA